In the Leptospira limi genome, one interval contains:
- the mqnC gene encoding cyclic dehypoxanthinyl futalosine synthase: MNLSSFSLNPNDPADVVLLKAVDGKRISPSEALVLYKEGDFLKIQMVARYLREKVRPHTEASYTMFRVVNYTNYCNVECSFCSFMDEIGNGKGYVLSKEDILQKMDYAVEEGADQMFLQGGVYPELPFDYYLDVIRTVKAKYPKMHIRAFSPVEVINLETITGKPLREVLQILKEAGLDSVPGAGAEILTERMRQIISPKKASVAEWVRAMETCHEVGLKGSANIVFGSEETEEEVIEHLQVVRDLHDRTGGFLSFIPWTFQPQTKRFTVRPVPTHEYLKVLGICRIFLDNIPHIETSVMVLGKGVGQLALYSGADDISSVVIEENVLRSFGLKTEKEARKFLQEGGFRPVRRNLDYEDVSSPLELV; this comes from the coding sequence ATGAACTTGTCCTCTTTTTCCCTGAACCCAAATGACCCAGCCGATGTTGTCCTACTCAAAGCAGTGGACGGCAAACGAATCTCTCCCAGTGAGGCTCTCGTATTGTACAAGGAAGGAGACTTTCTAAAAATCCAGATGGTAGCCCGGTACCTTCGGGAGAAGGTTAGGCCCCATACGGAAGCCAGTTATACCATGTTTCGGGTGGTGAATTATACTAATTATTGCAATGTAGAGTGCAGTTTTTGTTCCTTTATGGATGAAATTGGAAATGGAAAAGGTTACGTTCTCTCCAAAGAGGACATCTTACAAAAGATGGACTACGCAGTCGAAGAAGGCGCTGACCAAATGTTCTTACAAGGAGGGGTTTACCCAGAACTTCCCTTTGATTATTACCTGGATGTGATCCGAACCGTGAAGGCAAAATACCCGAAGATGCATATCCGTGCGTTTTCACCCGTGGAAGTGATCAATTTAGAAACCATTACAGGAAAACCTTTGCGGGAAGTGTTACAAATCCTAAAGGAAGCCGGCCTTGATTCTGTGCCTGGGGCTGGTGCTGAAATCCTTACCGAAAGGATGCGCCAAATCATTTCTCCGAAAAAAGCCTCAGTAGCGGAATGGGTACGAGCGATGGAAACCTGCCATGAAGTAGGCCTCAAAGGATCTGCCAATATTGTCTTTGGATCGGAAGAAACAGAAGAGGAAGTCATCGAACACTTACAAGTAGTGCGAGATTTACATGACCGGACGGGTGGATTTTTGTCCTTTATCCCTTGGACTTTCCAACCACAGACCAAACGGTTTACAGTAAGGCCTGTTCCGACACACGAATACCTAAAAGTTCTCGGAATTTGCAGAATCTTCCTCGATAATATTCCTCATATCGAAACATCCGTAATGGTGCTTGGAAAAGGTGTGGGCCAACTTGCTTTGTATTCAGGAGCAGATGATATCTCCTCTGTTGTGATCGAAGAAAATGTCCTCAGGTCGTTTGGATTAAAAACAGAAAAGGAAGCGAGGAAGTTTTTGCAAGAAGGGGGATTTCGTCCAGTCCGCAGAAACCTCGATTACGAAGACGTCAGCTCTCCACTAGAACTTGTATGA